In Ornithorhynchus anatinus isolate Pmale09 chromosome 5, mOrnAna1.pri.v4, whole genome shotgun sequence, the DNA window AGCGGTTGGAGTTATCTGTGAGAAGGATAGCCCATCACCTGGCTTACCCCAAGCGGTCATTTCTACCCGCTTCATAatcgcctcccttccctcccagctttcttttcatcctctcctctttcttttcatcCCCGCATCCTCCAAATccaccctaactttttcccagacATTCttaactcccccccgcccccccccaaaatgtACTGAGAGAATCCTGCTTCTGCACCGAGATTAGTTTTGAGGCATCCGCACACTGGGAGGGGGGACGCACGACGTGACTAGTGctttctctcctgcttcccctctaccaCTTGAGTCTTTTTTCACACGCACGTTTAGCAGCATCTCCCATCTTTTGctttaaaaaaggggaaaaaaaagtcattacCATCTAGGAGTTGGTGCTGCTGGatacttttgggggggggggtttgtgttGGCTAAAGGGAGAGGAGCGCACAGgatatgggggagggggggggagaggtgcACTTGCCCTGCtggtcccccttctcttcctccctcccctggtcgcccccctcccgcccccagcccggtgGCAGGCCGGCGTGGTCCCCTTCGGAGCGGAGTGTCTGGCTGCGACTCCGCTCCCTCTAGGACCGGGCAGCTCGCTCCGGCAGCCATAGCAGACAGCGCCGAGCCCGTCCCGGCCaatgagggggaaggggcggtcCGGAAGCTTCTGACCAGTCAAACACAGTCTGTTGCCTTATAAGGCGAGCGGTCGCCATGGTAACGTGTGCTAAGTTGCAGCAGTCGTGTCAAAGTTCACTATATAGAGAGCTCAGGGAGCCGATCGCAGAGAAACCACTTCTGCCAGCCCCGGCGCCTATAAATCGCATTCACTCCCTCACCCCCCTTTTTAGCATATTTGATCACTTTGAttctctgttcttttctcccctttttttttcttttttttttcttcctctctctccccccctctctccctccccccctccctccctccgagtTGCCTTTCTCTGTGTGCTGTGtggtgtggcttttttttttttttttttttggcgcaTGAAGGATGTTCTTCTAGGTTGtgatcttccctcctctctctcttttatcaTTATTCCCCGCTGCCGCCGCTCCTGGAGAGTTGACTCTTTCCCTGTGTGTCTGAACCGGCCGCGTTAAGCAGACCCACTTTGCGAGaaagcggcggcggcagcaggaggaggaggaggaggaggaggaggaggaggaggaggaggaggcgcagcagcagcagcagcagcagcagcagcagcggaggcggcggcagcagcagcagcagcatcaggaCCGGCACCGGGACCGGCAGCAGGACCGGCACCAGGACCGGCAGCAGGACCGGCAGCGGCATCTGCAAGAGCAAGAGCAAGAGCGAGGAGCACGAGCGGCGGCGGCCGGAGAAGCGGCGGGAGAAGCGGCCGCGGCCGCCTGCAAGAAGGAGAAGCCCGgacgagcggcggcggcggcggaggttGACCAGAAGGACCCCCGGCTCCGGGACGCCCGGCCCAGCGCGGGAGCCGaagcccccactcctcccccaccccagccccaatcccagcccttTGATGGTGACACCCCTGGACTCGAACAAAGCTCCGGCTCAGAGAACGcccgctcccggcccccagcGAAGTCTTGTAGTTGTGTCTTTTTGCGCTCCCGTGTGTGTAATCTTTAACCTTTTATTCATTCTTATTTTGATGGCTTTCCTGAATGGCTGACTGCGCGCTGCCCTGGACTTGGCCCCAGACAGtcgcctctcctcctcttccaactcCTCTGCTGCAGAACAGcgctaagagagagagagagagcgagcgagcgagagagagagatctttgaagagattttttttttccttcttctgtctTGAAGCCAGACAATCGacttccatctccccccccccttcccttcccctccctcgctcTCCACATTTGGCTGATATTCGctgtcccccccttccctccttccctctcccctcccctcttcctttttaaACCCCCCCTCGAACTGCCAAAGCTGATCCGAAAGCCAGAAAAGCAACAAACTTTTCCCCCAAAATACACACCCGggcagacacacactcacacccaccctctctctctctgacacacacacacacatccacacacacacgcacacacaaaagaaagagggggacggagagacagacagagagagaagccagagagaaaggaaggggaacgGGAAGTTTGGAAACGGTGTCCGATAGATATGGCAATGGTAGTTGGTGCGTGGCGAGACCCCCAAGACGATGTACCGGGAAACCAGGGAACTCAACCGTCGCAAGCACCTCCTGTCCAAGGACCGCCAGCCGGggccccccacaccccacagaCCCCTGGCCAAGGGGGCCCTCCCAGCACTCCAGCCCAGACCAACCAACCCAGCCAGCAGAACCAAGCCGGAgacaaacagcagcagcagcagcacattGAGTGTGTGGTTTGTGGGGACAAATCTAGTGGCAAACATTATGGCCAGTTTACCTGCGAGGGTTGCAAGAGTTTCTTCAAGAGGAGTGTAAGGAGAAATCTGAGTTACACTTGTCGCGCCAACAGGAACTGTCCTATAGACCAGCACCACCGCAATCAGTGTCAGTACTGCCGCCTCAAAAAATGCCTCAAAGTTGGCATGAGACGGGAAGGTATTGGGATTTCATTTGTTTTCCAATTTACAGTTCACTGcgctttgtattttttttaaccgGTCTTCTTTAAGTAATTaaaccgagagagagagaaaaactcaaatggaaaaaaaaattctgcatgcTTTTTCCGGCAATCCCCAAtgattcctctcccccccccccaccctcccccgtgCTGTTTTGATTCTGTTTTCATTGATTGGAAGTGGATTTTAGTTCGACCCTCTGAAATGgatatgatgatttttttttcaagtctgGTTTACTTTATTTTTCTGTTGGTTTGTTTTCCTGCATGTTCAACATATGccctcactccccccccccccactttcctctccccacgAGAAGTCCAACCTGAGATAGTCATTTTGGACAGGAGGTTCGAATTACAATGGCAATTTTATGCACTTCACTGTATTAAGACTACCGGCTGTACAGCCCTCGCCTGATCCTCCACGGATTaacattgtttaaaaaaaaatcctgccttgttttctttttctttcacttttggaaggaggagagaggacatggtaggggcgggaaaaaaaaaaaccccatcagtGACTGTGCTTTTGCTCTGTGCAAGTTGGGTCTTTATAAAATTAGACGAGAAATGCGAGCTTCAGTTTTCCAATGGCGTGCTCGGAGGCTGAGCGCTGTTAAGTAGGTTAAGGGTTAGGGATCGCCTTGTGTTCTTTGTGTTTCTGCTAGAGTAACTAATCTTGTAATACGTTAAATAACAAATATAAACCAAATACATTTTAGCAACACGCtcgctccctcttcctctctctgtaccTCTCTCTCGCAGGCTCTCCTTTCtaatatctcccctctccttcccttctccctctctgccttctctacctttctcttttctctttccctctctcccctttccctccctctctctctctctccatgtaaATTTATTAACCAAACCAAAGGCCCTCAGTAGAGTgagcaactggaaaaaaaaacccgtAATTTTAAATAATAACGCATTTCTTTtgcagtggtggtctgtctgggGTGTGTATTTTTTTAGAAGGATTATTCAGAAGTCAATAAAGGCCGTCTGGGGCGAGCACTGTGTATTTTGAAAGAGCGTCCCACCCCACTCCACCTCCAATCAATAAGCAATATCAGATGTTTAGCTCTAAGAAagatctccccctcacccccgacccccccccttccccggtccccaaccccactctctccctccaagcATGTCACATTCCGCCCCTAGGAGAGGAAAACTCAGTGCACCCGAGTGTGTTTAGAAAGACAACACTCTGGGTTgttaccccacccccagcctcaccccccaacccccgctcCAGGCAGAAACCCTTTAGGCAAGTAGACAGAAACTGTGTAGCTTCTGTGTTGGTTTGACTCGAATCAGTCAGAAAGGAAGCAGAttccccggctctctctctctctcacgtgtTTGCAAGCAGAGAAATCTGTCTGGAAATGCCAGGGTCCCCCGACCTGACTTTTGAACAGTGTCGAGAGcggggggttggaggtggggaagggagggagggggcagaggaatgggggggggggagcaagaggggaggatggaaaaaCCAACAAACTTAATCGTGCATCTTTGAAGTGACCGACCCAACTCAGATATTAATTGCTGTAGTTTCTTCTTTATTCACTGCAGCCGTCCAGAGGGGCAGAATGCCACCCACACAGCCAACTCATGGTCAGTTCGCCTTGACGAATGGAGACCCCCTCAACTGTCATTCCTACCTATCCGGATATATCTCCCTGCTCCTGCGAGCCGAGCCCTACCCCACGTCGCGCTTTGGGAGCCAGTGCATGCAACCCAACAACATCATGGGCATCGAGAACATTTGCGAACTGGCCGCTCGGATGCTCTTCAGCGCGGTGGAGTGGGCCCGGAATATCCCTTTCTTCCCCGACCTCCAGATCACAGATCAGGTAGCCCTGCTCCGACTGACCTGGAGCGAATTGTTTGTGCTCAACGCCGCCCAGTGCTCCATGCCCCTTCACGTCGCCCCACTCCTGGCCGCGGCTGGCCTTCATGCCTCGCCCATGTCCGCTGACCGAGTGGTCGCCTTTATGGACCACATACGTATCTTCCAAGAACAAGTGGAAAAACTGAAGGCATTGCACGTCGACTCGGCAGAATACAGCTGTTTGAAGGCCATAGTCCTCTTCACTTCAGGTAGGAACCTGCAGACCCTCCTAAGACCCCCCCCTCGACTCCACTCCCGCCCCTTCCCAACCAAGCCAAGGCCGCACTGAGACCAGAGCTTGCCTCACCATGTGGCCACTTtaggtcccttggaggaggcgATGGGGTCACTCTAGCTTggagctggagagagggagggaggacaagggacAGGATCGCTCCTCCAGAGTTTGGATCCTGTTCCTATGGGAACTTGGTTTGGTCCGGGACAGGGGGAGGCCAGGCGGCTTTAGTAGCTTGCTGGACAGAAGAAATCAGTGGTATAAGGTTGAAACTGCCCCTCTCAGGGAAGCCTAGCCATCCTCcgcggggggtggggatgggggcaagtTGATGCCCTTCGAAAAGGGAAGGGTAACGTTTTACCATCAGTAATGAGGGGGACCGAAATTGGCTGCCAacaccccacctctcctcctcgcccccccgccgcctccaggTCTCCAGAGACCAGAGTTCCCTAGCAGATCTTATCTCCCTCACCGAAGTCATGCCCAGGCAAGGAGAGTCCGTGTGGCCCCCCTGCAGTCGAACTGGGGGAAAAAGTTTGCATGTTCACTCAACAGGGGGCCTTGCCTGGGTCCTGTCCACCCTGAGTAGCGGTTTTCAAGATCGCCTCCTTAGGAAAATAGACAGGGGAAGTGAGGAAGGGGAAACAGGCCGGTCTTGTTGCCGAGGCGGGGGAGAGCGCTCAGATCCCTCCTAAACGGGTGAGAACGAGGTTGTACATCTCCCTCCCTCGTCCCAAACAGACGAGCCAGGTATGGCCAGAGCATCAAAAGTGAAAAGTATGTGCCAACTTGGGCTGTATATAAATAGTGCAGGTTATAAAACAATAATTGAATGCATTATGAATCTAATTAGTTTGCACCGTGGTTTGACCTGTGTGAGTAATATATCTGATATTAATTAACTCTTGAGGCAAAATTCTTTTGTAGAATATAGACGCTTTCCAATCTGTGCCACCCTCCTGCGCAGGGTGCTGACTCCGGGTGGCATCCCCTGGCATGAGCATGAGACGCCCCCTCGAAATTCTGAAGTAAGGGTGAAGATTACTTAATTAAGACTCCTCTAGTCAGAGTTGGAGGGGctatggggagaacagtgggggATGGGACTTTCCAACACAGGATGATAAACACTGGAATGGGGGCACAGTTGTCAAATAATTTACTCATCTGCGTTTTTGAGCTTGGCAACAGGAATTGGGGGTTGAGATgtgaagtggggggagggtgagtgggatgtgttggggtgggagggggggaggaaggacgcCCAATCTCTCCCTTGTTAGGTATAAGGGGGTCTGGGGAACCCAGCCATTAGCCGGACCCCTTCCAGGTCCGGGACCCTGACCCAGGCTTCCTTTTTCTATATTGTTTCTCTACACGTTAAAAAaaactttgggggtggggggtggagattGCACGTTTGAAAGTCCTAAAGCGATCAATTACCAGAAGCTGTGGGGACAAGAACTGCAATGGGGGTGTAaactctgggattttttttttgtttgtaggCCCTTCACTATTTTAGTATGCTGGCCCTATTCAAATCTGTAGTTTGGATCCCTTATCCTTCTctatcttccttcctcttcccccaccacccttttccctccccagtgGGGACTGGGGCGTTGATTTTAATTTCTGGAGTTGATTTCTTACCCTGGCCTTTAGTCTTTCAGGGAGACAATCGTCCAATACTGTCGTAACACTTTAATTTATTACTATTTGCAAAATGTGAGGCCTGGTGCGAAGCATGCAAATCGCCTCCCCACCAGATAAAGGTTTCTGTTATCTGATTCAGGGGAGATACACAATACAAATGCAAAAGGGAGCCTCACGCAAGCAGCTTTCAACATTCCAAACTACGAGGGACTTCCAACGCGCACACATGTGTAGATGAAATACATAGGACCCTGCGTGTCTTTGCTGgggtggcgggggttggggggcgggtaGGGGGAGAGAAGCGGCGGAAGAAGGGTTTAATCTCAGTTTTAATGACGCGCATAATATGCATGTACTAGCCCTGGCTTTGCCCAGCGAGCCACGGAGAGGTCAGGCCGCAACCTGTACTTTGAGCAAAGAAGCCTCTTATTTAAAAAGAACTTATTGTATATTTGCCTATCGGGGAAAAAAAATGTCCAGACGATATCAGGgaggtgtgtatgtgggggggttCTTCTTGTAGgggcctggattttttttaagagaaagaaaaaaaagaaagaaaataaaagagtgggggaaaaaagaaacagcTCAAATGAACAGAGAGATCACAGTTTGCATGGCTGGCCCTGAATGGGCTAAACTGACAAGATCAGTTTTAAAGGGCCACTTAAATCAGTTTCAAAGGCTGGAGGAAAACGCGTAGTCTTCTTTGGGGGGAATCTGTTGCTGAGACCTAGGCGCCATTATCTTTGGCTGGCCCAGAGTCTTTTCTAACTAACCATACGATTATAAGATGAACAATTATTTtccaggaggggtgggagagaaagaagaaaggcagtatatatatatatagtttgttTTTTGCTAGCTTCATCAAGTGTACTTTCCAGCGTCTCTGATGATCCTGTCGCCTCAGGTTTCCCTGTAGTAGTGAAATCCCTCATCTCATGGAGCTGTATTTGATTTTAAAGCAAATCCCCCGGAACCGTCTAATgccccatttccccccccccactttttagtattattatttcgcCCCTCTAATATCTAGTTctggtgtttggggggggggttagtAAAGGGGAGGGGACGGTGTCCACCTCATGTGACCCATTCCAAACCTCTTAATCTGATGATtgtattctctccctcttttttttttgaaactttCTTCTAGATGCCTGTGGTCTCTCTGATGTAGCCCATGTGGAAAGCTTGCAGGAAAAGTCGCAGTGTGCTCTGGAAGAGTATGTTAGGAGCCAGTATCCCAACCAGCCAACACGATTTGGAAAGCTTTTGCTTCGCCTTCCCTCTCTCCGCACTGTCTCCTCTTCTGTCATAGAGCAATTGTTTTTCGTCCGTTTGGTAGGTAAAACCCCTATAGAAACCCTAATCAGGGATATGTTACTGTCTGGCAGCAGTTTTAACTGGCCTTATATGGcaattcaataaaaaaaaaataaggggaatgaaacagagagaaagaaaaggcaaaAGACTGGTTTGTTTGCTTAAATTCTTTCTGTTAAGAAAGGATATAAAAGGATGTTACATTTGctaaaagaagagagggaagaatttAATGGActgtgaattttaaaaaaaaaagactgtcaaTGAACTTTTACagaatgcattaaaaaaaaactcctgTGTCGGTCAGAACAACTTGCTACTTATCATTTTTgtataaaaaaaaggaaattagtctttcttttttttcgtaaacttttaaaaaaaatcgctAAAAGTGCATTTAAGGAGATTTGGAGAAAATTAGGAGAATGGAGAAAGTAagtcttttttttccaaatttattAATTGTCCTGTGTCTATGTACCTATAGCTGttcttttttgtatttttctggTTCCAAACCAGTTTATTCTGTGGTTCTATAATAATTTTTGATATAATCTTGGCTTCTTAAAAACTGTGTATCCTTAAAATATATGTTCTGCAAGAATTAAAACTGAGTCCACGAAAATATCATAGGAAGACATAAAACTTTAAAAGGCAACCTAATGATGGAAGCGCACTTATAAGTGGTGACCAAAATTTAGTTGAAGCTGAGAGCTCTAATTACAGACCCGAATGAACCACACACAACACGTAACAACCCCcctgcaaaaaaacaaaaaacaaaaaaaaactagcTTTTTTTGATATTTTAAGAAAGAGAATGAACTGTGGAATTTATTGGCGGTCAAAGGATGTGTCCAAGACACACGCTGAGGTTTTGAATAAAAAGTGAACTTTTGTAATTTGAATTGGGTCCCGCATAGTTCTTGAATTGTTATGAAACTCCTATATCTGTTTGTATATTTGCAAACCCtttgtattataataattgttgatattttccctttttaaaaaaataccattgaaatcAGCATGATAAAATAACACTGTTGGCACTTATAGGTAACGTGATTGATTCAGTATCTTAGAGTTTACAGTTTGTGTTTAAAaactgaaggtttttttttaagtgcaacATTTCTGTATACTGTAAAAGTTATAATAACTGAACTGTTTGGTCGAGTCTTTGTGTGTTATATTCCAAGGAAAATTGAAAGTATTCAgaaattaaaatattatttgatATCTGAACCTTGTTTGGCTGTCACCACTGTCTTTCCCTCGGAGAAGATCACATCTTAGAGTTTGTCCTAGGCTCTTGATTTGTTTACTTCTCACAGTAAGTTTGTTCAATCGTGTAGTAGTGTATTTGCCTGTTTaattcggtggggggggggggagcttaaGTTCATGGTTTATCTGTGGTTTAGGAAGTGCTCCACTGATATGGTAAACTACCCCTCATTCACGTAATCCTCCTTTTAATTAAAAATGGATTTTCGAGGAAAGGCCCTTATATTTGTCACACTTAAGTGCCTGGGTAGGGATGGTATTGTTGTGAAAAGTATTAGAAATCTTGAGATCAGTATCTATTTTATGAtagtaaaaaaaatattttgtacaTGTCTGACATTCACGCACCAGATCATTCAAGCAAGCTAAGGGTTGTATTGTAAATATAGGGCCGTTGGTTGCAAAGAGTTTTCTTCAAGTAAGCGTGATTTTTTAAATATTCAGTGATTCTCATCTAGCGTTGTTGTTGAGAGGTCTTCAAAGGGAGTGACTTAGTTTTTAGCATTGAAGGGTCTGTTTTACTGTAAATATGATAACGTACATTTGGAtagctgtttttttcttttctttttttaacattaGACTGTGTAAGTACGGCCACAGGTCATCAGTCTATTTTACAATGGGGCTATGTATTTAGAACCACACACGTACATTTCTGAATGCTTAGATACAATCTATGCAACCAGGGCTAGTCATTGCTATTAAAAGACaaatgaaaaagagaagaaaaagaaagaaacttAGCAAGATGAGTTGGTTAAAAGGAATAGCTATTTTGCTTTTGCTTCAGTTTTTTGGTCTGGAGCAGATGCTTTGTGTGTGTGATGGTTTGTAATTTTGTCCTTGTTTGAGGCTTTCCTCTACCCCTCCACCACATTACTACCATGTTGTGgtttcaccccctcctccccctagaagagagaggcagagaatgagagagggagaaggatcaTTTTGTAAAGTCGATTAATCACTAGTTCCAGGAGATACATTTGGACCAGAAAATGATGTATAATTGAGAATATGAGCAGTTTTTCATCTGTCCCTCGGCTCGTgtgtacactctctctctctctctctccctccccctctccactcacacacacactatcATGGCAGGGTACTGCTGACCTTTAGAGCTGGCTTTTTCTATTGCAAGTGAGTGTGTGAAGTTTTTATTACAAGGACATCACAGAATCTTTCTCTTGTTTGTTTTTGGTAGCTAATTGTAAACAAGCATTTACTGTACGTTGTTATTGGCATTAAATTATAATTTATGATTTTCAAAGCAAAAGACATTCCGTTTTATGTTTCAAGCATGGAAAATAGatctatttatatatgtatagtaTATGTGTGTGAGAGCgagtgtatgtatacatatatgcccACTAAGTTTCTGTGGCAAGTTTAGGATCTTAGAGGCTAACAGTGAACAGAATGTTCATCCGGTTTAAAGAAAACTCATGTAGAGGTTTAGGGTGTCCAGAGGAGGATTTGTTTAGAGACTTGGGTTAGGTTTAAGTTTATTGCATTTAAAGAAAGTTTTTCTTTTCATGCTGAGTTAGAACAAAAGATCTTTGCAACGACAGAATTGGACAATGGAAGGGCTGAGACTGAAGAGGGTGTTCTCTGTGAAATTGACGAGATCTTTTAAAAAGCTGCTAAAAACATGGCGACTCTTTCCCTTTAAGTGTCTCTTTTTCCTtgcggttttttttttaatctgatctGAGCTCGCtttatttctttcctctccccaccccctccctctctctctctctctctccctgggctGGGATGTGAGGGACCCAGGCAGACGCATTCTGCAACAATAGTCCAGCCCGAGAGGCGATCGCTGCTTCTCGCTA includes these proteins:
- the NR2F2 gene encoding COUP transcription factor 2 isoform X2 translates to MAMVVGAWRDPQDDVPGNQGTQPSQAPPVQGPPAGAPHTPQTPGQGGPPSTPAQTNQPSQQNQAGDKQQQQQHIECVVCGDKSSGKHYGQFTCEGCKSFFKRSVRRNLSYTCRANRNCPIDQHHRNQCQYCRLKKCLKVGMRREAVQRGRMPPTQPTHGQFALTNGDPLNCHSYLSGYISLLLRAEPYPTSRFGSQCMQPNNIMGIENICELAARMLFSAVEWARNIPFFPDLQITDQVALLRLTWSELFVLNAAQCSMPLHVAPLLAAAGLHASPMSADRVVAFMDHIRIFQEQVEKLKALHVDSAEYSCLKAIVLFTSDACGLSDVAHVESLQEKSQCALEEYVRSQYPNQPTRFGKLLLRLPSLRTVSSSVIEQLFFVRLVGKTPIETLIRDMLLSGSSFNWPYMAIQ
- the NR2F2 gene encoding COUP transcription factor 2 isoform X1, with protein sequence MAMVVGAWRDPQDDVPGNQGTQPSQAPPVQGPPAGAPHTPQTPGQGGPPSTPAQTNQPSQQNQAGDKQQQQQHIECVVCGDKSSGKHYGQFTCEGCKSFFKRSVRRNLSYTCRANRNCPIDQHHRNQCQYCRLKKCLKVGMRREVSSLFTAAVQRGRMPPTQPTHGQFALTNGDPLNCHSYLSGYISLLLRAEPYPTSRFGSQCMQPNNIMGIENICELAARMLFSAVEWARNIPFFPDLQITDQVALLRLTWSELFVLNAAQCSMPLHVAPLLAAAGLHASPMSADRVVAFMDHIRIFQEQVEKLKALHVDSAEYSCLKAIVLFTSDACGLSDVAHVESLQEKSQCALEEYVRSQYPNQPTRFGKLLLRLPSLRTVSSSVIEQLFFVRLVGKTPIETLIRDMLLSGSSFNWPYMAIQ
- the NR2F2 gene encoding COUP transcription factor 2 isoform X3, producing the protein MQAVWDLEQGKYGFAVQRGRMPPTQPTHGQFALTNGDPLNCHSYLSGYISLLLRAEPYPTSRFGSQCMQPNNIMGIENICELAARMLFSAVEWARNIPFFPDLQITDQVALLRLTWSELFVLNAAQCSMPLHVAPLLAAAGLHASPMSADRVVAFMDHIRIFQEQVEKLKALHVDSAEYSCLKAIVLFTSDACGLSDVAHVESLQEKSQCALEEYVRSQYPNQPTRFGKLLLRLPSLRTVSSSVIEQLFFVRLVGKTPIETLIRDMLLSGSSFNWPYMAIQ
- the NR2F2 gene encoding COUP transcription factor 2 isoform X4; the protein is MPPTQPTHGQFALTNGDPLNCHSYLSGYISLLLRAEPYPTSRFGSQCMQPNNIMGIENICELAARMLFSAVEWARNIPFFPDLQITDQVALLRLTWSELFVLNAAQCSMPLHVAPLLAAAGLHASPMSADRVVAFMDHIRIFQEQVEKLKALHVDSAEYSCLKAIVLFTSDACGLSDVAHVESLQEKSQCALEEYVRSQYPNQPTRFGKLLLRLPSLRTVSSSVIEQLFFVRLVGKTPIETLIRDMLLSGSSFNWPYMAIQ